From Curtobacterium sp. MCBA15_012:
AGCGGCGTCGGGACCGGTGTCGGCAACGGTGTCGGTCCGGGTGGGTGCGGCGTGGTCGTCTTGACGCATGTCAGGAGTCTGACATAGGTTGTGCGTGTCAGGCATCTGACACGGAAGAAGGAGCACACCATGCCCACCACCGGGATCGACTTCACCTCGCTGCAGGTCCGCGACCTCGACGCCTCGCAGGCGTTCTACGAGCAGTACCTCGGACTCGTCCGGTCCCCCGCCGGACCGCCGCACGCCGTCGTGTTCCAGACCGAGCCGATCGCATTCGCCCTGCGCGACCTCGTGCCCGGGACCGACCTGACCGCCGGACAGCCGGCCCTCGGCGTCGCGCTGTGGTTCCACGCGACCGACGTGCAGGCCGTGCACGACGCACTGGTCGCCGACGGGCACACGATCGTCACCGAGCCGTTCGACGGACCGTTCGGGCGCACGTTCGCCTTCGCCGACCCGGACGGCTACACGATCACGCTGCACGACCGGCGCTGACGCGGGCGGAGCGGCGGGGCGGCGGGCGGCCGGGCGGTGCCGGTCTGCGCGGGCGGCCGTCCGCTCGCAGGGCCCGATCGGTAACGTCGAGGGCATGTCGACACCATCGGAGACCGCGCCCGCGGGCCAGGACGCCCTCCCGACCGAGCAGAAGACCGCCGCGGTCGTCTACAA
This genomic window contains:
- a CDS encoding VOC family protein, which codes for MPTTGIDFTSLQVRDLDASQAFYEQYLGLVRSPAGPPHAVVFQTEPIAFALRDLVPGTDLTAGQPALGVALWFHATDVQAVHDALVADGHTIVTEPFDGPFGRTFAFADPDGYTITLHDRR